One window of the Acidimicrobiia bacterium genome contains the following:
- a CDS encoding MBL fold metallo-hydrolase, which produces MLDAYVDRVPGAPGPGLSADDVAAADWILVGHSHFDHLWGAERISRNTGARVVGSYETARVLLAAGVPARQLVPVAGGERVRLSPHVVAAVYPSQHSCVWAHRQFPGADAVCLGDLGLCHQERQARFGELGAWLASLGPDVLEHLRASDQHALGDGGPLVFVLETPAGRLLYQDTSGCWTPVLRELRPDVAILAAAGRGNVDGEPVQGSLAGFVAREAALLRPRRVLLSHHDDWLPGFTSGDLDVAPVRAELARALPGTELLELGYCTGTPVLAGLAAR; this is translated from the coding sequence ATGCTCGACGCCTACGTCGATCGGGTGCCGGGCGCGCCCGGGCCCGGCCTCAGCGCCGACGACGTGGCCGCGGCGGACTGGATCCTGGTCGGGCACTCCCACTTCGACCATCTGTGGGGCGCCGAGCGAATCTCGCGGAACACGGGCGCGCGCGTGGTGGGCTCCTACGAGACCGCGCGCGTGCTGCTCGCCGCCGGCGTGCCCGCCCGACAGCTCGTTCCGGTGGCCGGCGGCGAGCGGGTCCGGCTCTCGCCCCACGTCGTCGCGGCCGTGTACCCGAGCCAGCACTCGTGCGTCTGGGCCCACCGCCAGTTCCCCGGCGCGGACGCGGTGTGCCTCGGCGACCTCGGACTGTGCCACCAGGAACGCCAGGCCCGGTTCGGCGAGCTCGGCGCGTGGCTGGCGTCGCTCGGACCCGACGTGCTGGAGCACCTGCGGGCGAGCGACCAGCACGCGCTCGGCGACGGCGGCCCGCTCGTGTTCGTGCTCGAGACCCCCGCCGGTCGGCTCCTGTACCAGGACACGTCCGGCTGCTGGACTCCGGTGCTCCGCGAGCTGCGGCCCGACGTCGCGATCCTCGCCGCGGCCGGGCGGGGCAACGTCGACGGCGAGCCGGTCCAGGGCTCGCTCGCCGGGTTCGTAGCCAGGGAGGCGGCGCTGCTCCGCCCGCGTCGGGTGTTGCTGTCGCATCACGACGACTGGCTGCCCGGCTTCACGAGCGGCGACCTCGACGTGGCCCCCGTCCGCGCCGAGCTGGCTCGGGCCCTCCCCGGCACCGAGCTCCTCGAGCTCGGGTACTGCACCGGCACGCCGGTGCTCGCCGGCCTCGCCGCGCGCTGA
- the pheA gene encoding prephenate dehydratase codes for MTRVGYLGPRGTFAEEALLGQPDLAAATTVPLRTVPDVLTAVERGDVDAGLVPIENSIDGTVTVTLDTLAFDTDLLVQREIDLPISLHLCAKPETRLEDVTVVLSHPSPFGQCRTWLARKLANAELEAANSTAEAARRVAESPRADVASIGTAHAAHLYGLAILASEIEDHPENETRFVLVGRGVPAPTGHDKTSIVCFQREDRPGSLLAILQEFAARAINLTKLESRPTKRGLGQYCFFIDFEGHVSDELAADCLRNLAAKQAEVKFLGSYPVAGDAGPARRQAATEAWRSASDWVEALRAQVRPSP; via the coding sequence GTGACACGCGTCGGATACCTCGGGCCCCGCGGGACGTTCGCCGAAGAAGCGCTGCTCGGCCAGCCTGACCTCGCGGCCGCGACGACGGTGCCGCTGCGCACCGTCCCCGACGTCCTGACCGCGGTCGAGCGGGGTGACGTCGACGCGGGCCTGGTCCCGATCGAGAACTCGATTGATGGGACGGTCACCGTGACCCTCGACACGCTCGCCTTCGACACCGACCTGCTCGTGCAGCGCGAGATCGACCTGCCGATCTCCCTGCACCTGTGCGCCAAGCCGGAGACCAGGCTCGAGGACGTGACCGTGGTCCTGTCGCACCCCAGCCCTTTCGGCCAGTGCCGGACCTGGCTGGCGCGGAAGCTTGCAAACGCCGAGCTGGAGGCCGCGAACTCCACGGCCGAGGCAGCCCGTCGCGTCGCCGAGTCGCCGCGCGCGGACGTGGCGTCGATCGGCACCGCGCACGCGGCGCACCTCTACGGGCTGGCGATTCTCGCCTCCGAGATCGAGGACCACCCGGAGAACGAGACGCGCTTCGTGCTCGTCGGTCGTGGCGTCCCGGCACCGACCGGTCATGACAAGACGTCCATCGTGTGCTTCCAGCGCGAGGACCGTCCCGGCTCGCTGCTGGCGATCCTCCAAGAGTTCGCGGCGCGCGCGATCAACCTCACGAAACTCGAGTCGCGTCCCACCAAGCGCGGGCTCGGCCAGTACTGCTTCTTCATCGACTTCGAGGGTCACGTCAGCGACGAGCTCGCGGCTGACTGCCTCCGGAACCTCGCCGCGAAGCAAGCCGAGGTGAAGTTCCTCGGCTCGTACCCGGTGGCCGGCGACGCCGGGCCCGCCCGCCGCCAGGCCGCGACCGAGGCCTGGCGGTCGGCGAGCGATTGGGTGGAGGCGCTCCGGGCCCAGGTGCGGCCCAGCCCGTGA
- the serS gene encoding serine--tRNA ligase, with product MIDLRRLRDDPDYRVGVERKRAAAGLIDQVLELDAEARAQRRTVEDLRSSQKAVSKRIGRGADEPSARREAAALKERLHQAEEELGVLDRNLRVLALQVPNPADPTVPDGGEEDAVVLRTVGVPGPEPRLDHAAFAAAMGFVETRHAVEASGSRFASLLGEAVLLELALVAWTLGRLREEGFTPVVPPVLVREAAMEEAGFFPTDRNQVYEVDGGELFLVGTSEVPLSTLHRGERLTEDDLPARYVGASACFRREAGTHGKDTRGIFRVHQFDKVEMFVFADPADSDAEFDRLVAVQESLIGGLGLPYRVVNIAAGALGAAAATKHDVEVWLPSEGRYRELMSCSNYRDFSARRLQTRVVGPDGARLVHTLNGTGCAVGRTLVFLWEHCQRPDGSLEVPAVLQPWCGFETVPARSEAG from the coding sequence GTGATCGACCTTCGGCGGCTGCGCGACGACCCCGACTACCGCGTCGGCGTCGAGCGCAAGCGCGCCGCGGCGGGCCTGATCGACCAGGTCCTCGAGTTGGACGCCGAGGCTCGCGCCCAGCGACGGACGGTCGAGGACCTGCGGTCCAGCCAGAAGGCGGTCTCGAAGCGGATCGGACGCGGCGCCGACGAGCCGAGCGCCCGGCGCGAGGCCGCGGCGCTGAAAGAGCGGCTCCACCAGGCCGAGGAGGAGCTCGGGGTGCTCGACCGGAACCTCCGTGTCCTGGCCCTCCAGGTGCCGAACCCCGCCGACCCGACGGTCCCCGACGGCGGAGAGGAGGACGCCGTGGTCCTTCGCACCGTCGGGGTGCCCGGGCCCGAACCGCGCCTCGACCACGCCGCCTTCGCGGCGGCGATGGGCTTCGTCGAGACCCGCCACGCGGTGGAGGCGAGCGGCTCGCGCTTTGCCTCCCTGCTCGGCGAGGCGGTGCTGCTCGAGCTGGCGCTCGTCGCGTGGACGCTCGGCCGCCTCCGGGAGGAAGGCTTCACGCCGGTGGTGCCGCCGGTCCTGGTCCGGGAGGCGGCGATGGAGGAGGCGGGGTTCTTCCCGACCGATCGGAACCAGGTCTACGAGGTCGACGGGGGGGAGCTGTTCCTCGTCGGCACCAGCGAGGTGCCCCTGTCGACGCTCCACCGGGGTGAGCGCCTGACCGAGGATGATCTGCCCGCCCGCTACGTCGGCGCCTCGGCGTGCTTCCGCCGCGAGGCCGGGACGCACGGCAAGGACACGCGCGGGATCTTCCGGGTGCACCAGTTCGACAAGGTCGAGATGTTCGTGTTCGCTGACCCGGCCGACTCCGACGCCGAGTTCGACCGGCTCGTCGCCGTGCAGGAATCGCTGATCGGTGGTCTCGGCCTGCCGTACCGGGTCGTGAACATCGCCGCCGGTGCCCTCGGCGCGGCCGCGGCCACCAAGCACGACGTCGAGGTCTGGCTGCCGTCGGAGGGGCGCTACCGCGAGCTGATGTCGTGCTCGAACTATCGGGACTTCTCGGCTCGGCGGCTCCAGACCCGCGTCGTCGGGCCCGACGGCGCCCGCCTCGTGCACACGCTGAACGGGACCGGGTGCGCGGTCGGGCGCACCCTGGTGTTCCTCTGGGAGCACTGCCAGCGGCCCGACGGCAGCCTCGAGGTCCCGGCCGTGCTGCAGCCCTGGTGCGGGTTCGAGACGGTGCCGGCGCGGTCCGAGGCCGGCTGA
- a CDS encoding DUF2203 domain-containing protein, with translation MRLWTLEEATAVLPEVRSLVRRARELVAAATERASRARGNGAPSGNGQARAAGDAELRTILSELDERGIVVRDAARGLIDFPTRTPSGRDYLLCWLDGEDAIGWWHWPEDGFAGRTPLSEPPT, from the coding sequence GTGCGGCTCTGGACGCTCGAGGAAGCGACCGCGGTGCTGCCCGAGGTCCGGAGCCTGGTCCGTCGTGCCCGCGAGCTCGTCGCCGCCGCGACCGAGCGGGCGAGTCGCGCGCGCGGCAACGGCGCGCCGTCGGGGAACGGTCAGGCCCGGGCGGCAGGAGACGCGGAGCTCCGCACCATCCTCTCGGAGCTGGACGAGCGCGGCATCGTCGTGCGCGACGCCGCCCGGGGCCTCATCGACTTCCCGACGCGGACGCCGAGCGGTCGCGACTACCTGCTGTGCTGGCTCGACGGCGAGGACGCGATCGGGTGGTGGCACTGGCCCGAGGACGGCTTCGCTGGCCGCACGCCCCTGTCCGAGCCGCCGACCTGA
- a CDS encoding alpha-amylase family glycosyl hydrolase, which produces MADWWRDAVLYQVYPRSFADSDGDGIGDLRGIAARLEHAAWLGVDGVWLSPIHPSPNADWGYDVADYFGVHPDLGSLDDLDALIAEARRLGLRVLLDLVPNHTSVEHPWFVDARTSRAAEHRGWYVWADLKPDGSPPNNWLSAFFGPAWTLDPTTGQAYLHNFLVDQADLNWWSDAVRDEFDRILRFWFDRGVSGFRIDVAHMIIKDRLLRDNPPATDADPLFDQLRGQRSLYNSSRPEVHDVLRHWRRLADSYEPARLLLGETHVFDLQELVSFYGRGDELQLAFNFCFVHAPFAAGALRAVVEQTEALMPADATPCWTMGNHDVSRYPTRWGDGNPRRARAALVLLLGLRGTAVLYYGDELALPDTPVPPERLVDPVSIRYQPYVSRDAARTPMPWTAEPGAGFTAPGVQPWLPLGDPAAGTVADQADDPASPLHLTRDLLRLRRELAGLRGGAYATWPAPDGVWAWRRGDDVLVAVNLSGTPATVAGVAGTVRIGTNRRRDGEPVAGPLDLGPWEAVIVERS; this is translated from the coding sequence GTGGCCGACTGGTGGCGAGACGCCGTCCTCTACCAGGTCTACCCACGATCGTTCGCGGACTCCGACGGCGACGGCATCGGGGACCTGCGCGGCATCGCCGCCCGGCTCGAGCACGCGGCGTGGCTCGGCGTCGACGGGGTGTGGCTCAGCCCGATCCACCCCTCTCCAAACGCGGACTGGGGCTACGACGTCGCCGACTACTTCGGGGTGCACCCCGACCTCGGGTCGCTCGACGACCTCGATGCGCTGATCGCCGAGGCGCGCCGCCTCGGACTGCGGGTGCTGCTCGACCTGGTCCCGAATCACACCAGCGTCGAGCACCCGTGGTTCGTCGACGCCCGAACGAGCCGAGCGGCCGAGCACCGAGGCTGGTACGTCTGGGCCGACCTGAAGCCCGATGGGTCCCCGCCCAACAACTGGCTCAGCGCCTTCTTCGGGCCGGCCTGGACGCTCGACCCGACGACCGGCCAGGCCTACCTGCACAACTTCCTGGTCGACCAGGCCGACCTGAACTGGTGGTCGGACGCCGTGCGTGACGAGTTCGACCGGATCCTGCGCTTCTGGTTCGACCGCGGCGTCTCGGGCTTCCGCATCGACGTGGCCCACATGATCATCAAGGACCGGCTCCTGCGTGACAACCCGCCAGCCACCGACGCCGACCCGCTGTTCGACCAGCTCCGCGGCCAGCGGTCCCTCTACAACTCGTCGCGCCCGGAGGTCCACGACGTGCTTCGTCACTGGCGCCGGCTCGCCGACTCCTACGAGCCGGCTCGGCTGCTCCTCGGCGAGACCCACGTCTTCGACCTCCAGGAGCTGGTGTCCTTCTACGGCCGGGGCGACGAGCTGCAGCTCGCGTTCAACTTCTGCTTCGTGCACGCCCCCTTCGCCGCCGGCGCGTTGCGAGCCGTCGTCGAGCAGACCGAGGCGCTGATGCCGGCGGACGCCACGCCGTGCTGGACGATGGGCAACCACGACGTGTCCCGCTACCCGACCCGGTGGGGCGACGGTAACCCCCGCCGGGCCCGCGCCGCCCTCGTGCTGCTGCTCGGGCTGCGCGGGACGGCCGTCCTCTACTACGGCGACGAGCTGGCGCTGCCGGACACGCCCGTGCCACCCGAGCGGCTCGTCGACCCGGTGAGCATCCGCTACCAGCCGTACGTGAGCCGCGACGCCGCCCGCACCCCGATGCCGTGGACCGCCGAGCCCGGCGCCGGCTTCACCGCGCCCGGGGTCCAGCCCTGGCTGCCCCTCGGCGACCCGGCGGCCGGGACCGTGGCCGACCAGGCCGACGACCCGGCGTCGCCGCTGCACCTCACGCGGGACCTCCTGAGGCTCCGGCGCGAGCTGGCCGGTCTTCGGGGCGGCGCGTACGCGACCTGGCCCGCACCGGACGGAGTGTGGGCGTGGCGGCGCGGCGACGACGTGCTCGTCGCCGTGAACCTCTCGGGGACGCCCGCGACGGTCGCAGGCGTGGCCGGCACGGTGCGGATCGGCACGAACCGCCGACGCGACGGCGAGCCGGTGGCCGGGCCGCTCGACCTCGGTCCCTGGGAGGCCGTGATCGTCGAGCGATCCTGA